A genomic stretch from Xiphophorus maculatus strain JP 163 A chromosome 16, X_maculatus-5.0-male, whole genome shotgun sequence includes:
- the LOC102223721 gene encoding myosin-9 isoform X2 produces the protein MSDADKFLYVDRNLVNNPLAQADWATKKLVWVPSERLGFEAGSIKEERGDECTVELADSGKKIKVNKDDIQKMNPPKFSKVEDMAELTCLNEASVLHNLKERYYSGLIYTYSGLFCVVINPYKNLPIYSEEIVEMYKGKKRHEMPPHIYAITDTAYRSMMQDREDQSILCTGESGAGKTENTKKVIQYLAHVASSHKTKKDQGELEKQLLQANPILEAFGNAKTVKNDNSSRFGKFIRINFDVNGYIVGANIETYLLEKSRAIRQAKDERTFHIFYYMLTGAGDKLRNELLLENYNNYRFLSNGNVTIPGQQDKDLFTETMEAFRIMGIPEDEQIGMLKVVAAVLQLGNMSFKKERHTDQASMPDNTAAQKVCHLMGMNVTDFTRAILSPRIKVGRDYVQKAQTQEQAEFAVEALAKATYERMFRWLVMRINKALDKTKRQGASFIGILDIAGFEIFELNSFEQLCINYTNEKLQQLFNHTMFILEQEEYQREGIEWSFIDFGLDLQPCIDLIEKPASPPGILALLDEECWFPKATDKSFVEKVVQEQGTHPKFHKPKKLKDEADFCIIHYAGKVDYKADEWLMKNMDPLNDNVATLLNQSTDKFVSELWRDVDRIVGLDKVSGMSEMPGAFKTRKGMFRTVGQLYKEQLSKLMATLRNTNPNFVRCIIPNHEKKAGKLDPHLVLDQLRCNGVLEGIRICRQGFPNRIVFQEFRQRYEILTPNAIPKGFMDGKQACVLMIQSLELDANLYRIGQSKVFFRAGVLAHLEEERDMKITDIIISFQAWCRGYVARKAFAKRQQQLTAMKVIQRNCAAYLKLRNWQWWRLFTKVKPLLQVSRQEEEMQAKDEELHKVKERHLQAEQQLQEMEEKHQQLNAEKMALQEQLQAETELCAEAEEMRARLAAKKQELEEILHDLEARVEEEEERASHLATEKKKMQQNISDLEQQLDEEEAARQKLQLEKVTVEAKMKKIEEEVMVLDDQNNKLLKEKKLMEERISEFTTNLAEEEEKSKSLQKLKTKHEAMITDLEDRLRREEKARQELEKNRRKLEGDFTETHDQIAELQAQIAELRAQLAKKEEELQAALARIEEEAAQKNMAQKKIRELEAQLSELQEDLELEKQARVKAEKHRRDLGEELEALKTELEDTLDSTAAMQELRTKRETEVTHLKKSLEEDARVHEHQLAEMRQKHSQAFDELNEQLEQAKRNKVSMEKAKQALESEKNELTIELQTLMQGKTDSEHRRKKAEGMAQELQAKYSEAERQRVELSEKLAKVQAELDNVSGMLSEAEGKSIKATKDFSAVESQMQDVQELLQEETRQKLSLNTRLRQLEDEQNNLKEQLEEEEEAKRNVERQLQSVQTQLADMRKKVEQDAGSLEAAEEGKKRLQRDLESTNQRLEEKCAAFDKLDKTKTRLQQELDDLLVDQDHLRQIVSNLEKKQKKFDQMLAEEKNISARYAEERDRAEAEAREKETRALALTRELESLMDIKEELDRNNKLLRTEMEDLVSSKDDVGKNVHELEKSKRAMEQQLEEMRTQLEELEDELQATEDAKLRLEVNMQAMKAQYERDLAGRDEMGEEKKRALVKQVREMEMELEDERKQRSAAVAARKKLELDLKELEAAIDTANKNRDEALKQLKKLQAQMKDLLRELEDTRMSRDEILAQSKETEKKLKAMEADMIQMQEELAGAERVKRQAIQERDELQDEINNQAAKNAQAAEERRRLEARITQLEEELEEEQCNTELTNDRLKKAMLQTDQINVELTAERSTSQRLEGARSQLERQNKELKLKLQELEGTVKSKYKANMAALEAKIAQLEEQLDIETRERQTATKLVRRTEKKLKEVILQVDDERRTAEQHKDQTDKLNSRMKQLKRQLEEAEEEAQRANANRRKLQRELEDATESADAMNREVSSLKSKLRRGDLPFSVTRRTVPRVENVESDEESEPKAEAPEPQA, from the exons ATGTCAGACGCGGACAAGTTTCTGTATGTAGACCGCAATCTGGTCAACAACCCGCTGGCGCAGGCCGACTGGGCCACCAAGAAGCTGGTATGGGTCCCCTCAGAGCGCCTGGGCTTCGAGGCCGGCTCCATCAAGGAGGAGCGCGGCGACGAGTGCACGGTGGAGCTGGCGGACTCCGGGAAAAAGATCAAGGTGAACAAGGACGACATCCAGAAGATGAACCCGCCCAAGTTCAGCAAGGTGGAGGACATGGCCGAGCTTACCTGCCTCAACGAAGCGTCCGTTCTGCACAACCTGAAGGAGAGATACTACTCTGGCCTCATCTAC ACATACTCCGGTCTCTTCTGCGTGGTGATCAACCCCTACAAGAACCTGCCCATCTACTCTGAGGAGATTGTGGAGATGTACAAGGGCAAGAAGAGACACGAAATGCCCCCCCACATCTACGCCATAACTGACACGGCGTACAGGAGCATGATGCAGG atCGGGAAGACCAGTCTATTCTTTGCAC AGGCGAGTCTGGTGCTGGTAAGACGGAGAACACCAAGAAGGTTATCCAGTATCTTGCTCATGTTGCTTCCTCCCACAAGACGAAGAAAGATCAG GGGGAGCTGGAGAAGCAGCTACTGCAGGCTAATCCCATCCTGGAAGCCTTTGGAAATGCCAAAACAGTCAAAAACGACAACTCTTCCAGATtt GGAAAATTCATTAGAATCAACTTCGATGTCAACGGCTACATCGTTGGTGCCAATATTGAAACCT ACTTGCTGGAGAAATCCCGTGCCATTCGCCAGGCCAAAGATGAGAGGACGTTTCACATTTTCTACTACATGCTCACAGGAGCAGGAGACAAGCTACGAA ATGAGCTTCTCCTTGAAAACTACAACAACTACCGATTCCTTTCCAACGGAAACGTCACGATCCCGGGACAGCAGGACAAGGATCTGTTCACAGAAACCATGGAGGCCTTTAGGATCATGGGGATTCCAGAGGATGAGCAGATCG GCATGTTGAAGGTGGTGGCCGCAGTGCTGCAGCTCGGAAACATGAGCTTCAAGAAGGAACGGCACACAGACCAAGCCTCAATGCCTGACAATACAG CTGCCCAGAAAGTGTGCCACCTCATGGGCATGAACGTGACGGACTTCACCAGGGCCATCCTGTCCCCCAGAATCAAAGTGGGCCGAGACTACGTCCAGAAGGCTCAGACTCAGGAGCAGGCAGAGTTTGCTGTGGAGGCCCTGGCCAAGGCTACCTATGAGCGGATGTTCCGCTGGCTGGTCATGAGAATCAACAAAGCGCTGGACAAGACAAAGAGACAGGGAGCCTCCTTCATCGGCATCCTGGACATCGCCGGCTTTGAGATCTTTGAg CTGAACTCCTTCGAGCAGCTGTGCATCAACTACACCAAcgagaagctgcagcagctcttcaACCACACCATGTTCATCCTGGAGCAGGAGGAGTACCAGAGGGAGGGCATCGAGTGGAGCTTCATCGACTTCGGCTTGGACCTGCAGCCTTGCATCGACCTCATCGAGAAACCC GCCAGTCCTCCTGGTATCCTGGCTTTGCTGGACGAAGAGTGCTGGTTTCCCAAGGCGACGGACAAGAGCTTTGTGGAGAAGGTGGTCCAGGAGCAGGGCACACACCCCAAGTTCCACAAGCCCAAGAAACTGAAGGACGAAGCAGATTTCTGCATCATTCACTACGCTGGCAAG GTGGATTACAAAGCAGATGAGTGGCTGATGAAGAACATGGACCCCCTGAACGATAACGTCGCCACGCTCCTCAACCAGTCCACCGACAAGTTTGTGTCTGAGCTCTGGAGGGACG TGGATCGCATCGTGGGCCTGGACAAAGTGTCCGGCATGTCCGAGATGCCCGGTGCCTTTAAGACCCGTAAAGGCATGTTCCGCACCGTGGGCCAGCTCTACAAGGAGCAGCTGTCCAAACTCATGGCCACACTGAGGAACACCAACCCCAACTTTGTTCGCTGCATCATTCCCAACCATGAGAAAAAG GCTGGAAAGCTGGACCCCCACCTGGTTCTGGACCAGCTCAGGTGTAACGGAGTGCTGGAGGGGATCCGTATCTGTAGGCAGGGATTCCCCAACCGCATCGTTTTCCAGGAGTTCAGACAGAG gtatGAAATCCTAACTCCAAACGCCATCCCCAAGGGCTTCATGGACGGGAAGCAGGCCTGCGTCCTCATG ATCCAGTCTCTGGAGCTGGATGCCAACCTGTACCGCATTGGCCAGAGCAAAGTGTTCTTCAGGGCCGGAgtcctggctcacctggaggaggagagggacaTGAAGATCACTGACATCATCATCAGTTTCCAGGCCTGGTGCCGAGGCTACGTGGCCCGCAA GGCTTTTGCAAAGCGACAGCAGCAGCTGACGGCCATGAAGGTGATTCAGAGGAACTGTGCTGCTTATCTTAAACTGAGGAACTGGCAGTGGTGGCGACTCTTTACCAAG GTGAAGCCTCTGCTTCAAGTCAGCcggcaggaggaggagatgcaGGCCAAGGATGAGGAGCTGCATAAGGTGAAGGAGAGGCACCTGCaagctgagcagcagctccaggagatggaggaaaaacatcaacag CTGAATGCCGAGAAGATGGCCCTGCAGGAGCAGCTGCAGGCCGAGACGGAGCTTTGTGCCGAGGCAGAGGAGATGAGAGCCCGCCTGGCCGCCAAGAagcaggagctggaggagatcCTCCACGACCTGGAGGCGCgcgtggaggaggaggaagagcgcGCGTCGCACCTGGCTACCGAGAAGAAGAAGATGCAGCAAAATATCTCC GAcctggagcagcagctggatgaAGAGGAGGCAGCCAGGcaaaagctgcagctggagaaggTCACTGTGGAGGCAAAGATGAAGAAGATCGAAGAGGAAGTCATGGTTCTAGACGATCAGAACAACAAACTGCTCAAG GAGAAAAAGTTGATGGAAGAGAGAATCTCTGAATTCACTACCAACctggcagaggaggaggaaaaatcCAAGAGTTTACAGAAACTGAAGACAAAACACGAGGCCATGATCACAGACCTGGAAG ATCGGCTGCGTCGGGAGGAGAAGGCGCGTCAGGAGCTGGAGAAGAACAGACGCAAGCTGGAGGGCGACTTCACCGAGACACACGACCAGATCGCCGAGCTCCAGGCTCAGATCGCCGAGCTGCGCGCCCAGCTGGCcaagaaggaggaggagctcCAGGCCGCCCTGGCCAG AATCGAGGAGGAGGCCGCGCAGAAGAACATGGCTCAGAAGAAGATCAGAGAGCTGGAGGCTCAGCTTTCCGAACTGCAAGAGGACCTGGAGCTGGAGAAGCAGGCCCGCGTGAAGGCCGAGAAACACCGCAGGGACCtgggggaggagctggaggCCCTGAAGACGGAGCTGGAGGACACCCTGGACTCTACAGCGGCTATGCAGGAGCTCAG GACCAAACGTGAGACGGAGGTGACTCACCTGAAGAAGAGCCTGGAGGAAGACGCCCGAGTCCACGAGCATCAGCTGGCTGAGATGAGGCAGAAGCACAGCCAGGCCTTCGACGAGCTCAACGAGCAGCTGGAGCAGGCGAAGAGG AACAAAGTGTCGATGGAGAAGGCCAAACAAGCCTTGGAGTCTGAGAAGAACGAGCTGACCATCGAGCTGCAGACGCTGATGCAGGGCAAGACCGACTCCGAGCACCGCAGGAAGAAGGCCGAAGGAATGGCACAGGAGCTGCAGGCCAAATACTCTGAGGCCGAGCGCCAGAGGGTGGAGCTGTCTGAGAAACTGGCTAAAGTGCAG GCTGAGCTGGATAATGTTAGCGGCATGCTGAGCGAGGCTGAGGGGAAATCCATAAAGGCCACTAAAGACTTCTCAGCTGTGGAATCCCAGATGCAGGACGTCCAG GAACTCCTCCAAGAAGAGACGCGTCAGAAGCTCTCCCTCAACACTCGTCTGCGGCAGCTGGAGGACGAACAGAACAACCTGAAAGAGcagctggaggaagaggaggaggccaAGAGGAATGTGGAGAGGCAGCTTCAGTCGGTGCAGACTCAG CTTGCTGACATGAGGAAGAAGGTGGAGCAGGACGCCGGCTCTCTGGAGGCCGCCGAGGAGGGGAAGAAGAGACTGCAGAGGGACCTGGAGAGCACCAACCAGCGGCTGGAGGAGAAATGCGCCGCGTTCGACAAGCTGGACAAAACAAAGACGCGTCTGCAGCAGGAGCTGGATGACCTGCTGGTGGACCAGGACCACCTCCGGCAGATCGTGTCCAATCtggagaagaagcagaagaagttTGACCAG ATGCTTGCAGAGGAGAAGAATATCTCGGCGCGCTACGCGGAGGAGCGAGACCGAGCCGAAGCCGAGGCGCGCGAGAAAGAAACCCGTGCTCTGGCTCTGACCCGAGAACTGGAATCTCTGATGGACATCAAGGAGGAGCTGGACCGCAACAACAAGCTGCTGCGCACTGAAATGGAGGATCTGGTTTCGTCTAAGGATGACGTGGGCAAGAAc GTCCACGAGCTGGAGAAGTCCAAGCGTGCCatggagcagcagctggaggagatgAGGACTCAgctggaagagctggaagacGAGCTGCAGGCCACGGAGGACGCCAAGCTGCGTCTGGAGGTCAACATGCAGGCCATGAAAGCCCAGTACGAGAGAGACCTGGCAGGGCGCGACGAGAtgggagaggagaagaagagagcTCTGGTCAAACAG GTGCGTGAGATGgagatggagctggaagacgAGAGGAAGCAGCGCTCTGCCGCCGTGGCGGCGCGCAAAAAGCTGGAGCTGGACCTGAAGGAGCTGGAGGCCGCCATCGACACGGCCAACAAGAACCGCGACGAGGCCCTGAAGCAGCTCAAGAAGCTTCAA GCTCAGATGAAGGATCTGCTCCGAGAGCTGGAGGACACTCGCATGTCCAGAGACGAGATCCTGGCCCAGAGCAAGGAGACGGAGAAGAAGCTGAAGGCCATGGAGGCCGACATGATCCAGATGCAGGAG GAGCTGGCAGGAGCAGAGCGAGTGAAGCGACAGGCCATCCAGGAGAGAGACGAGCTGCAGGACGAAATCAACAACCAGGCCGCCAAGAA CGCTCAGGCTgcggaggagaggaggcggctgGAGGCTCGCATCacccagctggaggaggagctggaggaggagcagtGCAACACAGAGCTGACCAATGACCGGCTGAAGAAGGCCATGCTGCAG ACCGACCAGATCAACGTGGAGCTGACCGCAGAGCGCAGCACCTCCCAGCGGCTGGAGGGCGCACGCAGCCAGCTGGAGCGCCAGAACAAGGAGctgaagctgaagctgcaggAGCTCGAGGGAACCGTCAAGTCCAAGTACAAGGCCAACATGGCCGCCCTGGAGGCCAAGATCGCCCAGTTGGAGGAGCAGCTGGACATCGAAACCAG GGAGAGGCAGACTGCCACCAAACTGGTGAGACGCACCGAGAAGAAGCTGAAGGAAGTCATCCTGCAGGTGGATGACGAGAGGCGCACTGCAGAGCAGCACAAGGACCAG ACGGACAAGTTGAACTCTCGCATGAAGCAGCTGAAGCGCCAACTGGaggaggctgaggaggaggCCCAGAGGGCCAACGCCAACCGAAGGAAACTCCAGAGGGAGCTGGAGGACGCCACGGAGTCTGCAGATGCCATGAACCGCGAGGTGTCCTCCCTCAAGAGCAAGCTGAG GCGTGGCGACTTGCCCTTCAGCGTAACTCGCCGCACTGTCCCTCGCGTGGAAAACGTGGAGAGCGACGAGGAGAGCGAGCCCAAGGCTGAAGCCCCGGAGCCCCAAGCTTGA